A genome region from Megalobrama amblycephala isolate DHTTF-2021 linkage group LG18, ASM1881202v1, whole genome shotgun sequence includes the following:
- the grin1a gene encoding glutamate receptor ionotropic, NMDA 1a isoform X4: protein MRLLLLAALFSCSCVRGGCEPKIVNIGAVLSQKRYEQVFKDAVTQANLVYGRDKFKLTAISVTHKANAIQMALSVCEDLISSQVYAILVSHPPQSNDHLTPTPVSYTAGFYRIPVVGLTTRMSIYSDKSIHLSFLRTVPPYSHQAHVWFDMMREFRWNHIILIVSDDHEGRAAQKRLETLLEERETKAEKVLQFNQETNLTALLLEAKELEARVIILSASEEDAAAVYKTARFLNMTGSGYVWLVGEREMSGKALSEAPDGLIGLQLINGKNESAHISDAVAVVAQSIQELFEKENITEPPRGCVGNTNIWKTGPLFKRVLMSSKYPEGLTGRVEFNDDGDRKYAHYSILNYQKSRLIQVGIYNGTQVVMNKQRKIIWPGGETERPRGFQMSTRLKIVTIHQEPFVYVKPTTLEGTCKEEYTPNGVLIKKVICTGPNETIPGNPSGRPIVPQCCYGFCVDLLIKLAMTMNFTYEVHLVADGKFGTQERVNNSNKKEWNGMMGELLGGLADMIVAPLTINNERAQYIEFSKPFKYQGLTILVKKEIPRSTLDSFMQPFQSTLWLLVGLSVHVVAVMLYLLDRFSPFGRFKVNSEEEEEDALTLSSAMWFSWGVLLNSGIGEGAPRSFSARILGMVWAGFAMIIVASYTANLAAFLVLDRPEERITGINDPRLRNPSDKFIYATVKQSSVDIYFRRQVELSTMYRHMEKHNYESAAEAIQAVRDNKLHAFIWDSAVLEFEASQKCDLVTTGELFFRSGFGIGMRKDSPWKQNVSLAILSSHENGFMEDLDKTWVRYQECDSRSNAPATLTFENMAGVFMLVAGGIAAGIFLIFIEIAYKRHKDARRKQMQLAFAAVNVWRKNLQDNKESSGSQAVGAAGTPSLPSSSVETQDDRKSGRADSDPKKKPSFRSISTTLASSIKRRRSSKDTQFPPTDITGQLNLSDPSVSTVV, encoded by the exons ATGCGTCTGCTTCTGCTGGCTGCGTTATTCTCCTGCTCCTGCGTGCGAGGCGGCTGCGAGCCCAAGATTGTGAACATTGGGGCCGTCCTGAGCCAGAAGAGATACGAGCAGGTGTTCAAGGATGCGGTTACCCAGGCGAACCTGGTGTACGGAAGGGATAAATTCAAGTTGACCGCCATCTCCGTCACTCACAAAGCCAATGCGATTCAGATGGCGCTGTCTGTGTGCGAGGATCTTATTTCCAGTCAG GTGTACGCCATCCTGGTGAGCCATCCACCTCAGTCTAATGACCATCTGACGCCCACTCCGGTCTCCTACACCGCAGGGTTCTACCGCATACCTGTAGTTGGGCTCACCACCAGGATGTCCATTTACTCAGACAAG AGCATCCATCTCTCGTTCCTGCGTACAGTGCCACCATATTCCCACCAGGCACATGTTTGGTTTGACATGATGCGGGAGTTCCGCTGGAATCACATCATTCTAATCGTCAGTGACGACCATGAAGGCAGAGCAGCGCAGAAAAGACTAGAAACTCTTCTGGAGGAGAGAGAGACCAAG GCCGAGAAAGTACTTCAGTTCAACCAAGAGACTAACTTAACTGCTCTGCTCCTGGAGGCCAAAGAGCTGGAGGCTCGAGTGATCATTCTCTCTGCCAG TGAGGAAGATGCAGCCGCCGTGTACAAAACAGCGCGCTTCCTCAACATGACAGGCTCAGGCTATGTATGGCTGGTCGGGGAGCGTGAGATGTCCGGTAAAGCTTTGAGCGAAGCCCCTGATG GGCTGATTGGCCTCCAGCTCATCAACGGCAAGAATGAGTCGGCACACATCAGCGATGCCGTTGCAGTCGTAGCCCAGTCCATCCAAGAGCTCTTTGAGAAAGAGAACATCACAGAACCTCCAAGGGGCTGCGTGGGAAATACCAACATCTGGAAGACAGGGCCACTCTTTAAAAG GGTATTGATGTCTTCTAAGTACCCTGAGGGCCTAACAGGACGCGTTGAGTTCAATGATGACGGTGACAGAAAATACGCTCATTACAGCATTCTCAACTACCAGAAGAGCAGACTGATTCAAGTCGGCATTTACAATGGAACACAA GTGGTGATGAATAAACAGAGGAAGATCATTTGGCCTGGAGGTGAAACAGAGAGACCGAGAGGATTCCAGATGTCTACTCGATTAAAG ATAGTGACCATTCATCAGGAACCCTTTGTGTATGTGAAGCCAACTACGCTGGAAGGGACCTGCAAGGAAGAGTACACACCTAACGGAGTCTTAATTAAAAAGGTGATCTGCACTGGACCAAATGAGACCATCCCAGGTAACCCATCAG GACGCCCAATTGTTCCCCAATGTTGCTACGGATTTTGTGTCGACCTTCTGATCAAACTGGCAATGACCATGAACTTCACCTATGAAGTACACCTGGTGGCAGATGGGAAATTTGGAACACAGGAAAGA GTAAATAACAGTAACAAGAAGGAGTGGAACGGCATGATGGGTGAGCTCCTGGGTGGCCTTGCTGATATGATCGTTGCTCCCTTGACGATCAACAATGAACGAGCCCAGTACATAGAATTCTCCAAGCCTTTTAAATACCAGGGACTGACTATCCTTGTGAAAAAG GAAATTCCTCGTAGTACACTGGACTCGTTCATGCAGCCATTTCAGAGTACACTGTGGCTACTGGTGGGTCTGTCGGTACATGTGGTGGCGGTGATGCTTTACCTACTAGACCGGTTCAG CCCATTTGGAAGGTTTAAAGTAAACAgcgaagaagaagaagaggatgCCCTCACCTTATCTTCAGCTATGTGGTTTTCCTGGGGCGTTTTGTTGAACTCTGGAATCGGAGAAG GTGCCCCACGTAGTTTTTCAGCGAGAATCTTAGGAATGGTGTGGGCTGGCTTCGCTATGATTATAGTAGCATCTTATACTGCCAACCTGGCTGCCTTCCTGGTGTTGGACCGGCCTGAGGAGCGCATCACCGGCATCAATGACCCAAGG ctgaggAACCCATCAGACAAGTTCATCTATGCCACAGTGAAGCAGAGTTCGGTGGATATTTACTTCCGGCGACAAGTTGAGCTGAGCACCATGTACCGCCACATGGAGAAGCACAACTACGAGAGCGCCGCTGAAGCCATCCAGGCTGTTCGGGACAA CAAGCTGCATGCTTTCATCTGGGACTCTGCGGTGCTGGAGTTTGAAGCCTCGCAGAAGTGCGACCTGGTGACCACGGGAGAGCTGTTTTTCCGTTCGGGCTTTGGCATAGGCATGCGCAAGGACAGCCCCTGGAAACAGAATGTGTCCCTGGCTATTCTCAG TTCCCATGAGAATGGCTTCATGGAGGACCTAGATAAAACCTGGGTGAGATACCAGGAGTGTGACTCAAGGAGCAATGCCCCAGCCACACTCACCTTTGAGAATATGGCAG GTGTCTTCATGCTAGTTGCTGGAGGCATTGCAGCAGGCATCTTCCTCATCTTCATCGAAATTGCATATAAGCGCCATAAAGACGCCCGCAGGAAGCAGATGCAGCTAGCCTTTGCGGCCGTCAATGTTTGGAGGAAGAACCTACAG GACAATAAGGAGAGCTCAGGGAGTCAAGCTGTGGGTGCGGCTGGGACTCCATCTTTA CCCTCTTCCTCTGTAGAGACTCAGGAT GATAGGAAAAGTGGTAGAGCAGACAGCGACCCAAAAAAGAAACCCTCTTTTAGGTCCATCAGTACCACCCTGGCCTCCAGCATCAAGAGACGTAGGTCCTCCAAAGACACG
- the grin1a gene encoding glutamate receptor ionotropic, NMDA 1a isoform X5, whose product MRLLLLAALFSCSCVRGGCEPKIVNIGAVLSQKRYEQVFKDAVTQANLVYGRDKFKLTAISVTHKANAIQMALSVCEDLISSQVYAILVSHPPQSNDHLTPTPVSYTAGFYRIPVVGLTTRMSIYSDKSIHLSFLRTVPPYSHQAHVWFDMMREFRWNHIILIVSDDHEGRAAQKRLETLLEERETKAEKVLQFNQETNLTALLLEAKELEARVIILSASEEDAAAVYKTARFLNMTGSGYVWLVGEREMSGKALSEAPDGLIGLQLINGKNESAHISDAVAVVAQSIQELFEKENITEPPRGCVGNTNIWKTGPLFKRVLMSSKYPEGLTGRVEFNDDGDRKYAHYSILNYQKSRLIQVGIYNGTQVVMNKQRKIIWPGGETERPRGFQMSTRLKIVTIHQEPFVYVKPTTLEGTCKEEYTPNGVLIKKVICTGPNETIPGRPIVPQCCYGFCVDLLIKLAMTMNFTYEVHLVADGKFGTQERVNNSNKKEWNGMMGELLGGLADMIVAPLTINNERAQYIEFSKPFKYQGLTILVKKEIPRSTLDSFMQPFQSTLWLLVGLSVHVVAVMLYLLDRFSPFGRFKVNSEEEEEDALTLSSAMWFSWGVLLNSGIGEGAPRSFSARILGMVWAGFAMIIVASYTANLAAFLVLDRPEERITGINDPRLRNPSDKFIYATVKQSSVDIYFRRQVELSTMYRHMEKHNYESAAEAIQAVRDNKLHAFIWDSAVLEFEASQKCDLVTTGELFFRSGFGIGMRKDSPWKQNVSLAILSSHENGFMEDLDKTWVRYQECDSRSNAPATLTFENMAGVFMLVAGGIAAGIFLIFIEIAYKRHKDARRKQMQLAFAAVNVWRKNLQDNKESSGSQAVGAAGTPSLPSSSVETQDDRKSGRADSDPKKKPSFRSISTTLASSIKRRRSSKDTQFPPTDITGQLNLSDPSVSTVV is encoded by the exons ATGCGTCTGCTTCTGCTGGCTGCGTTATTCTCCTGCTCCTGCGTGCGAGGCGGCTGCGAGCCCAAGATTGTGAACATTGGGGCCGTCCTGAGCCAGAAGAGATACGAGCAGGTGTTCAAGGATGCGGTTACCCAGGCGAACCTGGTGTACGGAAGGGATAAATTCAAGTTGACCGCCATCTCCGTCACTCACAAAGCCAATGCGATTCAGATGGCGCTGTCTGTGTGCGAGGATCTTATTTCCAGTCAG GTGTACGCCATCCTGGTGAGCCATCCACCTCAGTCTAATGACCATCTGACGCCCACTCCGGTCTCCTACACCGCAGGGTTCTACCGCATACCTGTAGTTGGGCTCACCACCAGGATGTCCATTTACTCAGACAAG AGCATCCATCTCTCGTTCCTGCGTACAGTGCCACCATATTCCCACCAGGCACATGTTTGGTTTGACATGATGCGGGAGTTCCGCTGGAATCACATCATTCTAATCGTCAGTGACGACCATGAAGGCAGAGCAGCGCAGAAAAGACTAGAAACTCTTCTGGAGGAGAGAGAGACCAAG GCCGAGAAAGTACTTCAGTTCAACCAAGAGACTAACTTAACTGCTCTGCTCCTGGAGGCCAAAGAGCTGGAGGCTCGAGTGATCATTCTCTCTGCCAG TGAGGAAGATGCAGCCGCCGTGTACAAAACAGCGCGCTTCCTCAACATGACAGGCTCAGGCTATGTATGGCTGGTCGGGGAGCGTGAGATGTCCGGTAAAGCTTTGAGCGAAGCCCCTGATG GGCTGATTGGCCTCCAGCTCATCAACGGCAAGAATGAGTCGGCACACATCAGCGATGCCGTTGCAGTCGTAGCCCAGTCCATCCAAGAGCTCTTTGAGAAAGAGAACATCACAGAACCTCCAAGGGGCTGCGTGGGAAATACCAACATCTGGAAGACAGGGCCACTCTTTAAAAG GGTATTGATGTCTTCTAAGTACCCTGAGGGCCTAACAGGACGCGTTGAGTTCAATGATGACGGTGACAGAAAATACGCTCATTACAGCATTCTCAACTACCAGAAGAGCAGACTGATTCAAGTCGGCATTTACAATGGAACACAA GTGGTGATGAATAAACAGAGGAAGATCATTTGGCCTGGAGGTGAAACAGAGAGACCGAGAGGATTCCAGATGTCTACTCGATTAAAG ATAGTGACCATTCATCAGGAACCCTTTGTGTATGTGAAGCCAACTACGCTGGAAGGGACCTGCAAGGAAGAGTACACACCTAACGGAGTCTTAATTAAAAAGGTGATCTGCACTGGACCAAATGAGACCATCCCAG GACGCCCAATTGTTCCCCAATGTTGCTACGGATTTTGTGTCGACCTTCTGATCAAACTGGCAATGACCATGAACTTCACCTATGAAGTACACCTGGTGGCAGATGGGAAATTTGGAACACAGGAAAGA GTAAATAACAGTAACAAGAAGGAGTGGAACGGCATGATGGGTGAGCTCCTGGGTGGCCTTGCTGATATGATCGTTGCTCCCTTGACGATCAACAATGAACGAGCCCAGTACATAGAATTCTCCAAGCCTTTTAAATACCAGGGACTGACTATCCTTGTGAAAAAG GAAATTCCTCGTAGTACACTGGACTCGTTCATGCAGCCATTTCAGAGTACACTGTGGCTACTGGTGGGTCTGTCGGTACATGTGGTGGCGGTGATGCTTTACCTACTAGACCGGTTCAG CCCATTTGGAAGGTTTAAAGTAAACAgcgaagaagaagaagaggatgCCCTCACCTTATCTTCAGCTATGTGGTTTTCCTGGGGCGTTTTGTTGAACTCTGGAATCGGAGAAG GTGCCCCACGTAGTTTTTCAGCGAGAATCTTAGGAATGGTGTGGGCTGGCTTCGCTATGATTATAGTAGCATCTTATACTGCCAACCTGGCTGCCTTCCTGGTGTTGGACCGGCCTGAGGAGCGCATCACCGGCATCAATGACCCAAGG ctgaggAACCCATCAGACAAGTTCATCTATGCCACAGTGAAGCAGAGTTCGGTGGATATTTACTTCCGGCGACAAGTTGAGCTGAGCACCATGTACCGCCACATGGAGAAGCACAACTACGAGAGCGCCGCTGAAGCCATCCAGGCTGTTCGGGACAA CAAGCTGCATGCTTTCATCTGGGACTCTGCGGTGCTGGAGTTTGAAGCCTCGCAGAAGTGCGACCTGGTGACCACGGGAGAGCTGTTTTTCCGTTCGGGCTTTGGCATAGGCATGCGCAAGGACAGCCCCTGGAAACAGAATGTGTCCCTGGCTATTCTCAG TTCCCATGAGAATGGCTTCATGGAGGACCTAGATAAAACCTGGGTGAGATACCAGGAGTGTGACTCAAGGAGCAATGCCCCAGCCACACTCACCTTTGAGAATATGGCAG GTGTCTTCATGCTAGTTGCTGGAGGCATTGCAGCAGGCATCTTCCTCATCTTCATCGAAATTGCATATAAGCGCCATAAAGACGCCCGCAGGAAGCAGATGCAGCTAGCCTTTGCGGCCGTCAATGTTTGGAGGAAGAACCTACAG GACAATAAGGAGAGCTCAGGGAGTCAAGCTGTGGGTGCGGCTGGGACTCCATCTTTA CCCTCTTCCTCTGTAGAGACTCAGGAT GATAGGAAAAGTGGTAGAGCAGACAGCGACCCAAAAAAGAAACCCTCTTTTAGGTCCATCAGTACCACCCTGGCCTCCAGCATCAAGAGACGTAGGTCCTCCAAAGACACG
- the grin1a gene encoding glutamate receptor ionotropic, NMDA 1a isoform X7 — protein sequence MRLLLLAALFSCSCVRGGCEPKIVNIGAVLSQKRYEQVFKDAVTQANLVYGRDKFKLTAISVTHKANAIQMALSVCEDLISSQVYAILVSHPPQSNDHLTPTPVSYTAGFYRIPVVGLTTRMSIYSDKSIHLSFLRTVPPYSHQAHVWFDMMREFRWNHIILIVSDDHEGRAAQKRLETLLEERETKNKKRNYENQDQLSFDNKRGPKAEKVLQFNQETNLTALLLEAKELEARVIILSASEEDAAAVYKTARFLNMTGSGYVWLVGEREMSGKALSEAPDGLIGLQLINGKNESAHISDAVAVVAQSIQELFEKENITEPPRGCVGNTNIWKTGPLFKRVLMSSKYPEGLTGRVEFNDDGDRKYAHYSILNYQKSRLIQVGIYNGTQVVMNKQRKIIWPGGETERPRGFQMSTRLKIVTIHQEPFVYVKPTTLEGTCKEEYTPNGVLIKKVICTGPNETIPGNPSGRPIVPQCCYGFCVDLLIKLAMTMNFTYEVHLVADGKFGTQERVNNSNKKEWNGMMGELLGGLADMIVAPLTINNERAQYIEFSKPFKYQGLTILVKKEIPRSTLDSFMQPFQSTLWLLVGLSVHVVAVMLYLLDRFSPFGRFKVNSEEEEEDALTLSSAMWFSWGVLLNSGIGEGAPRSFSARILGMVWAGFAMIIVASYTANLAAFLVLDRPEERITGINDPRLRNPSDKFIYATVKQSSVDIYFRRQVELSTMYRHMEKHNYESAAEAIQAVRDNKLHAFIWDSAVLEFEASQKCDLVTTGELFFRSGFGIGMRKDSPWKQNVSLAILSSHENGFMEDLDKTWVRYQECDSRSNAPATLTFENMAGVFMLVAGGIAAGIFLIFIEIAYKRHKDARRKQMQLAFAAVNVWRKNLQPSSSVETQDQFPPTDITGQLNLSDPSVSTVV from the exons ATGCGTCTGCTTCTGCTGGCTGCGTTATTCTCCTGCTCCTGCGTGCGAGGCGGCTGCGAGCCCAAGATTGTGAACATTGGGGCCGTCCTGAGCCAGAAGAGATACGAGCAGGTGTTCAAGGATGCGGTTACCCAGGCGAACCTGGTGTACGGAAGGGATAAATTCAAGTTGACCGCCATCTCCGTCACTCACAAAGCCAATGCGATTCAGATGGCGCTGTCTGTGTGCGAGGATCTTATTTCCAGTCAG GTGTACGCCATCCTGGTGAGCCATCCACCTCAGTCTAATGACCATCTGACGCCCACTCCGGTCTCCTACACCGCAGGGTTCTACCGCATACCTGTAGTTGGGCTCACCACCAGGATGTCCATTTACTCAGACAAG AGCATCCATCTCTCGTTCCTGCGTACAGTGCCACCATATTCCCACCAGGCACATGTTTGGTTTGACATGATGCGGGAGTTCCGCTGGAATCACATCATTCTAATCGTCAGTGACGACCATGAAGGCAGAGCAGCGCAGAAAAGACTAGAAACTCTTCTGGAGGAGAGAGAGACCAAG aataaaaaaaggaacTATGAAAACCAAGACCAACTGTCCTTTGACAACAAGAGAGGACCTAAG GCCGAGAAAGTACTTCAGTTCAACCAAGAGACTAACTTAACTGCTCTGCTCCTGGAGGCCAAAGAGCTGGAGGCTCGAGTGATCATTCTCTCTGCCAG TGAGGAAGATGCAGCCGCCGTGTACAAAACAGCGCGCTTCCTCAACATGACAGGCTCAGGCTATGTATGGCTGGTCGGGGAGCGTGAGATGTCCGGTAAAGCTTTGAGCGAAGCCCCTGATG GGCTGATTGGCCTCCAGCTCATCAACGGCAAGAATGAGTCGGCACACATCAGCGATGCCGTTGCAGTCGTAGCCCAGTCCATCCAAGAGCTCTTTGAGAAAGAGAACATCACAGAACCTCCAAGGGGCTGCGTGGGAAATACCAACATCTGGAAGACAGGGCCACTCTTTAAAAG GGTATTGATGTCTTCTAAGTACCCTGAGGGCCTAACAGGACGCGTTGAGTTCAATGATGACGGTGACAGAAAATACGCTCATTACAGCATTCTCAACTACCAGAAGAGCAGACTGATTCAAGTCGGCATTTACAATGGAACACAA GTGGTGATGAATAAACAGAGGAAGATCATTTGGCCTGGAGGTGAAACAGAGAGACCGAGAGGATTCCAGATGTCTACTCGATTAAAG ATAGTGACCATTCATCAGGAACCCTTTGTGTATGTGAAGCCAACTACGCTGGAAGGGACCTGCAAGGAAGAGTACACACCTAACGGAGTCTTAATTAAAAAGGTGATCTGCACTGGACCAAATGAGACCATCCCAGGTAACCCATCAG GACGCCCAATTGTTCCCCAATGTTGCTACGGATTTTGTGTCGACCTTCTGATCAAACTGGCAATGACCATGAACTTCACCTATGAAGTACACCTGGTGGCAGATGGGAAATTTGGAACACAGGAAAGA GTAAATAACAGTAACAAGAAGGAGTGGAACGGCATGATGGGTGAGCTCCTGGGTGGCCTTGCTGATATGATCGTTGCTCCCTTGACGATCAACAATGAACGAGCCCAGTACATAGAATTCTCCAAGCCTTTTAAATACCAGGGACTGACTATCCTTGTGAAAAAG GAAATTCCTCGTAGTACACTGGACTCGTTCATGCAGCCATTTCAGAGTACACTGTGGCTACTGGTGGGTCTGTCGGTACATGTGGTGGCGGTGATGCTTTACCTACTAGACCGGTTCAG CCCATTTGGAAGGTTTAAAGTAAACAgcgaagaagaagaagaggatgCCCTCACCTTATCTTCAGCTATGTGGTTTTCCTGGGGCGTTTTGTTGAACTCTGGAATCGGAGAAG GTGCCCCACGTAGTTTTTCAGCGAGAATCTTAGGAATGGTGTGGGCTGGCTTCGCTATGATTATAGTAGCATCTTATACTGCCAACCTGGCTGCCTTCCTGGTGTTGGACCGGCCTGAGGAGCGCATCACCGGCATCAATGACCCAAGG ctgaggAACCCATCAGACAAGTTCATCTATGCCACAGTGAAGCAGAGTTCGGTGGATATTTACTTCCGGCGACAAGTTGAGCTGAGCACCATGTACCGCCACATGGAGAAGCACAACTACGAGAGCGCCGCTGAAGCCATCCAGGCTGTTCGGGACAA CAAGCTGCATGCTTTCATCTGGGACTCTGCGGTGCTGGAGTTTGAAGCCTCGCAGAAGTGCGACCTGGTGACCACGGGAGAGCTGTTTTTCCGTTCGGGCTTTGGCATAGGCATGCGCAAGGACAGCCCCTGGAAACAGAATGTGTCCCTGGCTATTCTCAG TTCCCATGAGAATGGCTTCATGGAGGACCTAGATAAAACCTGGGTGAGATACCAGGAGTGTGACTCAAGGAGCAATGCCCCAGCCACACTCACCTTTGAGAATATGGCAG GTGTCTTCATGCTAGTTGCTGGAGGCATTGCAGCAGGCATCTTCCTCATCTTCATCGAAATTGCATATAAGCGCCATAAAGACGCCCGCAGGAAGCAGATGCAGCTAGCCTTTGCGGCCGTCAATGTTTGGAGGAAGAACCTACAG CCCTCTTCCTCTGTAGAGACTCAGGAT
- the grin1a gene encoding glutamate receptor ionotropic, NMDA 1a isoform X8 produces MRLLLLAALFSCSCVRGGCEPKIVNIGAVLSQKRYEQVFKDAVTQANLVYGRDKFKLTAISVTHKANAIQMALSVCEDLISSQVYAILVSHPPQSNDHLTPTPVSYTAGFYRIPVVGLTTRMSIYSDKSIHLSFLRTVPPYSHQAHVWFDMMREFRWNHIILIVSDDHEGRAAQKRLETLLEERETKNKKRNYENQDQLSFDNKRGPKAEKVLQFNQETNLTALLLEAKELEARVIILSASEEDAAAVYKTARFLNMTGSGYVWLVGEREMSGKALSEAPDGLIGLQLINGKNESAHISDAVAVVAQSIQELFEKENITEPPRGCVGNTNIWKTGPLFKRVLMSSKYPEGLTGRVEFNDDGDRKYAHYSILNYQKSRLIQVGIYNGTQVVMNKQRKIIWPGGETERPRGFQMSTRLKIVTIHQEPFVYVKPTTLEGTCKEEYTPNGVLIKKVICTGPNETIPGNPSGRPIVPQCCYGFCVDLLIKLAMTMNFTYEVHLVADGKFGTQERVNNSNKKEWNGMMGELLGGLADMIVAPLTINNERAQYIEFSKPFKYQGLTILVKKEIPRSTLDSFMQPFQSTLWLLVGLSVHVVAVMLYLLDRFSPFGRFKVNSEEEEEDALTLSSAMWFSWGVLLNSGIGEGAPRSFSARILGMVWAGFAMIIVASYTANLAAFLVLDRPEERITGINDPRLRNPSDKFIYATVKQSSVDIYFRRQVELSTMYRHMEKHNYESAAEAIQAVRDNKLHAFIWDSAVLEFEASQKCDLVTTGELFFRSGFGIGMRKDSPWKQNVSLAILSSHENGFMEDLDKTWVRYQECDSRSNAPATLTFENMAGVFMLVAGGIAAGIFLIFIEIAYKRHKDARRKQMQLAFAAVNVWRKNLQQFPPTDITGQLNLSDPSVSTVV; encoded by the exons ATGCGTCTGCTTCTGCTGGCTGCGTTATTCTCCTGCTCCTGCGTGCGAGGCGGCTGCGAGCCCAAGATTGTGAACATTGGGGCCGTCCTGAGCCAGAAGAGATACGAGCAGGTGTTCAAGGATGCGGTTACCCAGGCGAACCTGGTGTACGGAAGGGATAAATTCAAGTTGACCGCCATCTCCGTCACTCACAAAGCCAATGCGATTCAGATGGCGCTGTCTGTGTGCGAGGATCTTATTTCCAGTCAG GTGTACGCCATCCTGGTGAGCCATCCACCTCAGTCTAATGACCATCTGACGCCCACTCCGGTCTCCTACACCGCAGGGTTCTACCGCATACCTGTAGTTGGGCTCACCACCAGGATGTCCATTTACTCAGACAAG AGCATCCATCTCTCGTTCCTGCGTACAGTGCCACCATATTCCCACCAGGCACATGTTTGGTTTGACATGATGCGGGAGTTCCGCTGGAATCACATCATTCTAATCGTCAGTGACGACCATGAAGGCAGAGCAGCGCAGAAAAGACTAGAAACTCTTCTGGAGGAGAGAGAGACCAAG aataaaaaaaggaacTATGAAAACCAAGACCAACTGTCCTTTGACAACAAGAGAGGACCTAAG GCCGAGAAAGTACTTCAGTTCAACCAAGAGACTAACTTAACTGCTCTGCTCCTGGAGGCCAAAGAGCTGGAGGCTCGAGTGATCATTCTCTCTGCCAG TGAGGAAGATGCAGCCGCCGTGTACAAAACAGCGCGCTTCCTCAACATGACAGGCTCAGGCTATGTATGGCTGGTCGGGGAGCGTGAGATGTCCGGTAAAGCTTTGAGCGAAGCCCCTGATG GGCTGATTGGCCTCCAGCTCATCAACGGCAAGAATGAGTCGGCACACATCAGCGATGCCGTTGCAGTCGTAGCCCAGTCCATCCAAGAGCTCTTTGAGAAAGAGAACATCACAGAACCTCCAAGGGGCTGCGTGGGAAATACCAACATCTGGAAGACAGGGCCACTCTTTAAAAG GGTATTGATGTCTTCTAAGTACCCTGAGGGCCTAACAGGACGCGTTGAGTTCAATGATGACGGTGACAGAAAATACGCTCATTACAGCATTCTCAACTACCAGAAGAGCAGACTGATTCAAGTCGGCATTTACAATGGAACACAA GTGGTGATGAATAAACAGAGGAAGATCATTTGGCCTGGAGGTGAAACAGAGAGACCGAGAGGATTCCAGATGTCTACTCGATTAAAG ATAGTGACCATTCATCAGGAACCCTTTGTGTATGTGAAGCCAACTACGCTGGAAGGGACCTGCAAGGAAGAGTACACACCTAACGGAGTCTTAATTAAAAAGGTGATCTGCACTGGACCAAATGAGACCATCCCAGGTAACCCATCAG GACGCCCAATTGTTCCCCAATGTTGCTACGGATTTTGTGTCGACCTTCTGATCAAACTGGCAATGACCATGAACTTCACCTATGAAGTACACCTGGTGGCAGATGGGAAATTTGGAACACAGGAAAGA GTAAATAACAGTAACAAGAAGGAGTGGAACGGCATGATGGGTGAGCTCCTGGGTGGCCTTGCTGATATGATCGTTGCTCCCTTGACGATCAACAATGAACGAGCCCAGTACATAGAATTCTCCAAGCCTTTTAAATACCAGGGACTGACTATCCTTGTGAAAAAG GAAATTCCTCGTAGTACACTGGACTCGTTCATGCAGCCATTTCAGAGTACACTGTGGCTACTGGTGGGTCTGTCGGTACATGTGGTGGCGGTGATGCTTTACCTACTAGACCGGTTCAG CCCATTTGGAAGGTTTAAAGTAAACAgcgaagaagaagaagaggatgCCCTCACCTTATCTTCAGCTATGTGGTTTTCCTGGGGCGTTTTGTTGAACTCTGGAATCGGAGAAG GTGCCCCACGTAGTTTTTCAGCGAGAATCTTAGGAATGGTGTGGGCTGGCTTCGCTATGATTATAGTAGCATCTTATACTGCCAACCTGGCTGCCTTCCTGGTGTTGGACCGGCCTGAGGAGCGCATCACCGGCATCAATGACCCAAGG ctgaggAACCCATCAGACAAGTTCATCTATGCCACAGTGAAGCAGAGTTCGGTGGATATTTACTTCCGGCGACAAGTTGAGCTGAGCACCATGTACCGCCACATGGAGAAGCACAACTACGAGAGCGCCGCTGAAGCCATCCAGGCTGTTCGGGACAA CAAGCTGCATGCTTTCATCTGGGACTCTGCGGTGCTGGAGTTTGAAGCCTCGCAGAAGTGCGACCTGGTGACCACGGGAGAGCTGTTTTTCCGTTCGGGCTTTGGCATAGGCATGCGCAAGGACAGCCCCTGGAAACAGAATGTGTCCCTGGCTATTCTCAG TTCCCATGAGAATGGCTTCATGGAGGACCTAGATAAAACCTGGGTGAGATACCAGGAGTGTGACTCAAGGAGCAATGCCCCAGCCACACTCACCTTTGAGAATATGGCAG GTGTCTTCATGCTAGTTGCTGGAGGCATTGCAGCAGGCATCTTCCTCATCTTCATCGAAATTGCATATAAGCGCCATAAAGACGCCCGCAGGAAGCAGATGCAGCTAGCCTTTGCGGCCGTCAATGTTTGGAGGAAGAACCTACAG